A segment of the Superficieibacter sp. HKU1 genome:
CGCTGTGTTTACCGTCGGCAAGGATTAACCGGCGTCCCTTATCTTCGGTCATTCGCGCGGCGTGAAACAGCAGTTCGCTAAAATAGACGCCGTGATACAGCGTATTGGTCACCACCAGTCCGATGGTCTGCGTGGATTTGGTTGCCAGGCTGCGCGCCAGTAAATTAGGCCGGTAGCCGCTCTCTTTAATGGCCTGGAAAACGCGATCTTTGGTCTCCTGGCTGACATAGCCGTTGCCTGTCAGCACGCGTGAAACCGTCGCTTTCGACACCCCTGCCCGCTTCGCCACTTCCAGCATCGTCGCCATATCGCCCGTCCCTTTTTATAAGATGTGCCGAGTGTACTTCACCCACTGTAAATTTACAGCGATGGCCAGTGAGCGTCATGCAACTCAAAGCGATCTACATCACAATTCTATAACATAAAAAAATTAGATCTTGCCTGAGAAATGCAAACTCATCACCCTGATGTGGAACCGGTTTCCTATACAAAATTTAATCACTCTTCAACGGCGTTTATGCCGTTTAATGAAAAACAGGACAGAGATCCGATGGCTAAGAACTATGCGCCACTGGCCCGCTCGGTGGTCTCCGCGCTGGGCGGAGCAGATAACATTGCGGCAGTCACCCACTGCATGACGCGCCTGCGTTTTGTAGTCAAAGACGAGACACAAATTGATAGCGCCACCCTGAAAAGTATCAGCGGCGTCCTTGGCGTGGTACGTAACGACAATCAGTGTCAGGTGATTATCGGCAACACCGTGTCGCAGGCGTATCGCGAAGTGGTCAGCCTGCTGCCGCAAAATATGCAGCCGATGGAACCGGTGGGGAAACCGCCGCTAACGCTGCGGCGCATCGGCGCGGGGATCCTCGACGCGCTGATCGGCACCATGTCGCCGCTGATCCCGGCGATCATCGGCGGTTCAATGGTCAAACTGCTGGCGATGATCCTTGAGATGACCGGCGTGCTGACAAAAGGCTCGCCGACGTTAACCATCCTGACGGTCATTGGCGACGGCGCATTCTTCTTCCTGCCGTTGATGGTGGCAGCGTCGGCGGCGGTGAAATTCAAAACCAATATGTCGCTGGCGATTGCTATCGCGGGCGTGCTGGTGCACCCGAGCTTTATCGACCTGATGGCAAAAGCCGCGCAGGGGGAACACGTGGAGTTCGCGCTGATCCCGGTGACGGCGGTGAAATACACCTACACGGTGATCCCGGCGCTGGTAATGACCTGGTGCCTGTCGTATATCGAACGCTGGGTAGATCGCATTACCCCGGCGGTGACCAAAAACTTCCTTAAACCGATGCTGATCGTGCTGATTGCCGCGCCGCTGGCGATCCTGCTTATCGGCCCGATCGGTATCTGGATCGGCAGCGCGATTTCCGCGCTGGTGTACACGGTTCACGATTATCTCGGCTGGCTGTCGGTGGCGATCATGGGCGCGCTGTGGCCGTTACTGGTAATGACCGGGATGCACCGCGTCTTTACGCCGACCATTATTCAGACCATTGCCGAAACCGGGAAAGAAGGCATGGTGATGCCGTCAGAAATTGGTGCCAATCTTTCGCTGGGCGGTTCTTCGCTGGCCGTTGCCTGGAAAACCAAAAATCCGGAACTGCGGCAGACGGCGCTGGCCGCGGCGGCATCGGCGATTATGGCGGGCATCTCGGAACCCGCGCTGTACGGCGTGGCGATCCGCCTGAAACGCCCGCTGATTGCCAGCCTGATCAGCGGCTTTATCTGCGGCGCGGTGGCGGGTATCGCCGGGCTGGCCAGTCATTCGATGGCCGCGCCGGGGCTATTTACCAGCGTACAATTTTTCGATCCCGCCAGGCCAATGACAATCTTCTGGGTATTCGGCGTGATGGCGCTGGCAGTGGTACTCTCTTTTATTCTGACCCTGGTGCTGGGCTTCGACGATATTCCGGTCGAAGAAGAGGATCGCCAGAAAGCAGCATCTGAAAAAAATCACATTCACAACATGGATACTGAGCGAGGTAATGCATGACATCTCCCTTCCCACACGATTTTTTATGGGGCGGCGCAATGGCCGCCAACCAGTCTGAAGGCGCGTATCTGGAGGGCGGTAAAGGGTTAACCACCGTCGATATGATCCCGCACGGCAAGAACCGCCTGCCCGTTAAGCTCGGGCAGGAGAAGCGCTTTACCCTGCGCGAGGATGAATATTATCCGAGCCATCAGGCGATTGATTTTTATCACCGCTATAAAGAGGACATCGCGCTGATGGCGGAGATGGGCTTTACCGTCTTCCGCACTTCGATTGCCTGGAGCCGTCTCTACCCTAATGGCGACGAACCGATGCCGAATAAAGAAGGTATTGCCTTTTACCGCGCGGTTTTTGAGGAGTGCAAAAAGTACGGCATTGAACCGCTGGTGACGCTGTGCCATTTCGACGTGCCGATGCATCTGGTGACGGAATACGGATCCTGGCGCAACCGCAAGATGGTCGACTTCTTTGCCCGCTATGCGCGCACCTGTTTTGAAGCCTTTAACGGGCTGGTGAAATACTGGCTGACCTTTAATGAAATCAACATCATGCTGCACAGCCCCTTCTCCGGTGCCGGGCTGGTGTTTGAAGAGGGCGATAATCAGGAGCAGGTGAAATATCAGGCCGCCCATCACGAGCTGGTGGCGAGCGCGCTGGCGACCAAAATCGCCCATGAAATTAATCCGCACAACCAGGTCGGCTGCATGCTGGCGGGCGGTAATTTCTATCCCTACTCCTGCAAGCCGGAAGATGTGTGGATGGCGCTGGAAAAAGACCGGGAAAATCTGTTCTTTATCGACGTGCAGGCGCGCGGTGCTTATCCCGCCTATGCGGCCCGCGTATTCCGGGAGAAAGGGATTGCGATTGTCAAAGAGGTGGGCGACGACGAGATCCTGAAAAACACCGTGGATTTTGTCTCCTTCAGCTATTATGCCTCGCGCTGCGCGTCGGCGGAGATGAACGCGCAGAACACTAATGCGGCAAATATCGTCAAATCGCTGCGCAATCCGCATATTCAGGTGAGCGAATGGGGATGGGGCATCGATCCGCTCGGCCTGCGCATCACCATGAATATGATGTATGACCGTTACCAGAAACCGCTTTTTTTAGTCGAAAACGGCCTTGGCGCGCACGATAAAATCAATGCCGAGGGCGAGATCGAAGATGATTACCGCATCAGCTACCTGCGCGAACACATCCGCGCAATGGGCGAGGCCATTGCAGACGGCGTACCGGTTATCGGCTACACCACCTGGGGCTGTATCGACCTGGTAGCGGCCTCCACCGGCGAAATGAGCAAACGTTACGGCTTCGTTTATGTCGACCGCGACGACGCGGGTCACGGCACGCTGGATCGCAAACGCAAGAAATCGTTCTGGTGGTATAAGAAAGTGATTGCCAGCAACGGGGCGGATTTGGATTGATGGCGTTGCCCGGTGGCGCAATGCTGCCGGGCAGGAAACCCATAGCGGCGTTGTAATGCCGGATGGCGGCTTCGCCTTATCCGGCCTACAAATGATTACATCGACCGTAGGCCCGGTAAGCGCAGCGCCACCGGGCATTATACCGCCGACTCAGAGCTGGGCGAAACCACCCTCACCCTGCCAGTCGGCCAACCGGGCATAAACGGTTTCTACCGCGTCCTTGATCGGCTGGGTCATCGGGTAATAAAACCCAACAATATCCGGCTGAATGCCGAGAAAAATCACCTCGCCCACATCCTCTTTCAGCTGATCGATCAGATAGTTGAGCGGCATATTGTGGGTGG
Coding sequences within it:
- the ascF gene encoding PTS cellobiose/arbutin/salicin transporter subunit IIBC, yielding MAKNYAPLARSVVSALGGADNIAAVTHCMTRLRFVVKDETQIDSATLKSISGVLGVVRNDNQCQVIIGNTVSQAYREVVSLLPQNMQPMEPVGKPPLTLRRIGAGILDALIGTMSPLIPAIIGGSMVKLLAMILEMTGVLTKGSPTLTILTVIGDGAFFFLPLMVAASAAVKFKTNMSLAIAIAGVLVHPSFIDLMAKAAQGEHVEFALIPVTAVKYTYTVIPALVMTWCLSYIERWVDRITPAVTKNFLKPMLIVLIAAPLAILLIGPIGIWIGSAISALVYTVHDYLGWLSVAIMGALWPLLVMTGMHRVFTPTIIQTIAETGKEGMVMPSEIGANLSLGGSSLAVAWKTKNPELRQTALAAAASAIMAGISEPALYGVAIRLKRPLIASLISGFICGAVAGIAGLASHSMAAPGLFTSVQFFDPARPMTIFWVFGVMALAVVLSFILTLVLGFDDIPVEEEDRQKAASEKNHIHNMDTERGNA
- a CDS encoding 6-phospho-beta-glucosidase — its product is MTSPFPHDFLWGGAMAANQSEGAYLEGGKGLTTVDMIPHGKNRLPVKLGQEKRFTLREDEYYPSHQAIDFYHRYKEDIALMAEMGFTVFRTSIAWSRLYPNGDEPMPNKEGIAFYRAVFEECKKYGIEPLVTLCHFDVPMHLVTEYGSWRNRKMVDFFARYARTCFEAFNGLVKYWLTFNEINIMLHSPFSGAGLVFEEGDNQEQVKYQAAHHELVASALATKIAHEINPHNQVGCMLAGGNFYPYSCKPEDVWMALEKDRENLFFIDVQARGAYPAYAARVFREKGIAIVKEVGDDEILKNTVDFVSFSYYASRCASAEMNAQNTNAANIVKSLRNPHIQVSEWGWGIDPLGLRITMNMMYDRYQKPLFLVENGLGAHDKINAEGEIEDDYRISYLREHIRAMGEAIADGVPVIGYTTWGCIDLVAASTGEMSKRYGFVYVDRDDAGHGTLDRKRKKSFWWYKKVIASNGADLD